cgttttgataagagtcagcctgtcagcattttcagttgacagacggatgcgcttatctgtgataattccactaGCGGCACtagaaacccgctctgacagaatgctagcagcagggcaggccaggacctccaaggtgtagagagccagttcatgccacatgttcagcttggatacccaataattaaaaggcacagaggaatcacggaggacaatctgcaaggtactccctcaccatatttccaaacattgcacttcttttgACAGCACCCCTTGACTTTGTGCCGcaacaatgggagggtctgagaaaactgtcccagagcttggccattgttcccctgcctgagctggattgtacttctgtctctctgccttggactccttggttgtacaacaaactctgacgtctgctgccagcgttctcacatgggaattttctgagcaattccgctacaagggccctctggtactgcaacacttTAGTacgcctctctgcctctggtagaagagattgaaagttctccttgtagcgtgggtctagaagtgtcaccgacCAGTAATGAATGTGGTGAAatatgcgtgtatatatatatatatgtatatatacgtgtacagtggactatgtatagatttattgtgtcactggcaataatgtaacatctgtcttgaaagctgcatgtcgcacccaggtgttaatatgtacttccttgaGACGAGTAGACctctgtctccaaatctcaccagggggtctagctagggccaagaagaaagggaacatttgacacctcctagggcTTGGAGTGGAGTTGTTAATTGCGGCCTGATGGTATCTATCAGTGAGAACCTTTACACAGGATGTCTCAAGAGAAaattaatatattcattagtagcgcggccgtggcccaatcaaaaaaacagcaattatgatattaacctgaggggctggtctagaaatctgacctccagaccaaGGCTATAAGCCCAGCCTGTATACAGAGAATCGCGTTGACataatgggggcagcctgagaagctggtgtgatccaatctacatccaTCCTACTTGtctgggagcagaaagcaaactaccagttagataatttctgtaagttttctcctgtttatttcatgctgttttgcataagttgtgtctttttattatcatatttttatatgtttttttcttattgtaagcattgaacctttttcatattaaagtataaaactttaacaagttgaaccttgaatgttctaaaagatccatagcctaaggtgtgtgagccttatgaatgGTAGACAATTTTAGTATTAATAGTCCGGGACTCAtaacccgtgtattcggtgagtagtggcagcgtgtatgagcgggtgtgtggcctgggtcagtgtgtgatttatgctctcattacagcataggacagaggttgaatgctggactgagagtggggagatagattaacccttgcaggcacaaccccaagtcacatgtgagagcaggcacgtgacgaattagtgacaccacggagtagggatcagTGACAGAAAGTAATACACAAAAAAGGATCATTGGTTGTATTAATGTATTTCTCTTTCTATGCAGCCTTGTTTCATACATGAGAGGCATTCCATTAAGTCACAGTTGAAAAAACATCCAGAGTTAAGTTTTTTTCTGATGAAACCATTCTGCGCCATCAGATATATCGGTGTTCGTGTTTTCTTTCTGTACAAGAAATGAAGAGACAATAGTTATAATTTCTACAATATACAGCAtacgacagaggttgaatgctggactgaaagaggggagatagattaaccctttcaggcacaaccccaagtcacgtgtgagagcaggcacatgAAAAATTAGTGATACcatggagtagggatccgtgaaaatgagtgtcaccaaaaaattttataatgcgagggtcatgtgaaacgcagcacaacataaagtcagctatgcattccagactgctaacaggcaagacttccatgtcgtcaccaacaggacgactgaccacgcTGTCCctttcctcatcatcctcctcctcctccctgtcctcaggccatccccgctgaacagatggtatgacagctgtgcttgtagtaccatctatagtgcatgaaagtagctcctgttcttcttcctcctcattgcctaccaatcgacATTGGAAAGCCATGAAGCTAAGCTGAGTGTAATTCCCCTGTATGGTTACTTGGTCCATGTCCTcaggctctgcctgcaatgcatcatctttaattgtgagcagagaggttttcagaatgcagagaagcgggatggtgatgctaattatggcgttattgccgctcaccatcttggtgcagtccttaaagtttttgaggatggtacatatatctgacatccatgtccactcctgaggtcttatgtgtggagtctgagctgaatattgacggccttgttgatgttggtagttaacaactgccctcttttgctcacaaatcctttccaacatatgcagcgtagagttccaagagttgggacatcacacaccagttggtgagccggaagctgcaaatgctgctgaagcacggcaagggcggctgaagctgtagctgactttctaaaatgagcaGACAGATGGCGAACTTTCGCTAGcaaatccggcagctccgggtagcttttcagaaagcgttgaaccacgaggttaagcacatgggctaattgtgtctcatcatggtccacctcttgtgacactttcccaccattgccttcatgtgacGGTGGCTGGTTAaagctttgggcatcactacatgcgatctcatctggccccacttcaagttgacatcCAGAATTTTGAAAGGGaacactgaacagctcttcggagtgtccaagtgtgggatcagttgtctcagggcactcggcatggtgggaggaaggatgatgagggtgaggaatatccggtccacactcatggctattcggacttgaccgtgtggaagaaatggtggtggtggctaagtgactagaagcattatccgctatccaacaaacaaccgtttcacactgctctggcttcaatagtggtgtgctacaatcccctagaaactggggcaGGAAGGTCAAGGTAGAAGATGTggatctttgttgtggcccactttcagcttggccacggcctcgtcctctgcatgcaccatcagcatcatgtccacttccctgtcccttgccccttgccttgccaatttaaatggactactgaactatttcaaaagctcaacacaaatgtatttatttggagctaaattatatctgatcagtatgccttcaaagctacgatttttccaccacagatacaccaggctgcAGCCACAGATAATAAACTGTATAATTtattttctcttgtatgtgaaatttggcaaaaaattaaaaatgagtacaacaagactaacagacagaactatgaaatttatgcctgtgaagctacgatttttccacaacagatacacaaggcctcagcctgacatagcagaatgtatacatttttttttgggggggggggtttggagaatttttaaagtaaaaaaaaaaagagtggaacaaggctagcagattgaactatgaaacttatgcctgcgaagatacgatttttccaccacagatatacaaggcctcagcctgacatagcagactgtatatttttggggggttttggagactttttaaaataaaaaaaaaaagagtggaacaaggctagcagacagaactatgtaacttatgcctgtgaagatatgattttccaccacagatacaacaggccttagtctgataacagactgtattacattttttttttgtttttttgataattttttttttttttttttaaagaatggaacaaggctagcagacagaactatgaaacgtatgcctgcaaagctacgattttaccaccacagatacaacaggcctcagcctgacataacagactgaattacatttttattttttttttgagaatttaaaaaaaaaaagagtggaacaaggctagaagacagaactatgaaacttatggatGCGAAActgcgatttttccaccacagatacataacagacttttgggggggttttggagaatttttaaaatataaaaaaagaagagtggaacaaggctagcagacagaactatgaaatgtatgcctgcaaagctacgatttttccaccacagatacacaaggcctcagactgacataacagactgtatttttttttttttttgggggggtggaggTAAGAGAATTTTTCAAATAAAAAAACAAGAGTGGAACaagactagcagacagaactatgaaacttatgcctgtgaagctacgatTTTCCCCCCACCGATACACCAGCtttcagcctcagataacagactgatctaaatatggccttgattttttgggacacaactaaattgtgtcatcAAGTTTgctatgacacaaaaaaacaaaatttttggtgcactcacatctggtgtctgggacccaaaaaaaaggtagatttgcgcgttcttagatttcaataacctggctgtagtaggcagtgtgaccaagcaaataaatgttaaaataaggggtctatggattgctttagaataaaaggagcaggtatcaggtgaagaaGAAAAaacccacagaaaactgcagctagatacTGTATATGTTAAATAAGCAGCagtagacagttatggagcttttggaggtatgcagaaggagcaatggacgcacaaacAGTGcccgcaggccttgcactgatgtggatatgctctaCCCTGTAGAGAAAGAAGATGTggttccagctccaggaataaaatgtagaaactttattagttcacattaaaatgctgctgagacatgaccggcatggtgggtaaaggagagcaaccaacACCCAACTGGATGCGTTTCGAGCTACAAgtgtgcccttagtcctcagtatCTGGACAAAACTGAGGACTAAGGGCGCACTTGTTGCTCGAAATGCATCCAGTCGGGTgttggttgctctcctttacccaccatgccggtcatgtctcagcagcattttaatgtgaactaataaagtttctacattttattcctggagctggaaccACATCTTCTTTCTCTACACGTCGaccagtgttgtggcagcaacactttgtttccgtgctcggacagatacttaccacatcggacagatgaattaagggtgagctgaaatataccTTTTTTCTGTGCATATGCTgtaccctgcctgcctagcgctgcaatatcgggacccacgaattagccctaaaaaggactattGGTTTATCAGGAGTTGtgaactgaacagttgcagacctacactaactcttaaaagcacgattctgaccctatctcagccagagctctccctacactcgctgagtccggagctgaatgcgctgagcagggcggcaccaggtctcttatagacctgatgacgctgtgcagccaagccaatcactgcacgaccacaacaaggatcgctgcagcattacagtgcatggttgacaatccctgcactgtcattggcgctctaaagagcgccagaattgcaaggcagagacccgagctccccccgaataatcctggaaatactcagtgctcgtcaagtacaccgagcatagtgatacttgggcgagtaacgagtagtggagagctcatcactaatcttccatgatcttactgagggaaggaggttgttggccaaaatcaatTGACGATACATGACCCCAAACTTCcttccttcaatatggtgcagtcatcctgtcccttttgcagaaaaacacccccaaagtatgatgtttctttGAAAAGTGTTTTTGGGGTTATACTCATTGTTCTTCTTCCTACAAGCACGgccagtggagttgataccaaaaagttctattctggtctcatcagaccacatgtcctcctcccatgcctcctctggatcaaccaGATGGTCATTGCCGAACTTCATCTGGAGGCTTTGGTGAGCAATGATATCAGGGATGTGACCGCTCAGCCTGGCAGCCGGAATATAATGGCAGTAGTGTGTGAATCTGGCTGCTGAGATGAGTGATAATGACAGTAATGTTATCGCAGGTCACAGCCGATGAACTACAGTAACCTTACTGATATCAGCGCTTGCAGACTGAGAAATTTCACATCACAAATTGTTTGGACATCCCCGGAATTAGACTGACACTTATTACACAGGGTAAATATATTTATTCATCTAGGAAACTTCCTCCCCATTGGTGAGAAGGTGGAGTGGATGAAAGACTACAAAGATATGATGACCAGACTGGAAGATGCTGCACTCAGCCCTAACTATTCAGATTTCACTGTTCCTATCCTAATATACAGGTGAGGGGCCACAGCTGACAAGATCTGGGGTCAGTATTGGATAATGTTAGATAATGCTGAGACCATACGGAAATATAGATGGAGACACAAAGAGTAAAAACAGACACAAAATATGAAATATAAAGAACTAATAAAGGGTAAATTGTGGGGGAGGCACAAGCTGTAACCAGGTATTTTACACACCCTGTCAAACGTGCAAAATTGAAATAAATTATCTCAAGAAAGACCTTGACACTACAGTTACATGTTAGAAAACACAATATAAATAGGGGACAATAATACAAATTAACAATATAAATATTGTctatttatattattatattaaaaCGTGTAACTGGATACACACTGGCACATAAGCATTAGTGTCAGGTTGGACTAGGCTGACTTCTGAATGTTATTTAAGCAATTCTTTAATCAATAAAGTATTGCAGCCTATTGTGATATCCCCCTAGAGAATTTATGTTATtgtttctatttgtttttttttttttttaacacatacaCTTACTGTGTAAACTATATATAAAGGTTTTTACAATTTTGCATATTTTTTGTTTCTACAAGCTTCTGGGGAGGTCACACTAGTGCAAAGATATATACCTTGTTATGGTTTCTTGAGATAGCTTGGAGACACAACGAGGCAGAGAGGTGATTTCGCCAGCTGGCGCCCCGTGTGGGAGAGCTGACACCAGCATTCTTTATAATGACTTTAACAAGTATAATAAAAATTCTAATAAAAATAATCCTGAGTTATTAACGGTGTTTGCTAAGACTAAATTATATTTTAGGATAGGGCATCAATgttggctcagtgagggtcctacaCCTTGGCCTCTGCGGTTTAGGTACTATCAGATCCAGCATTGGCTGCATGTGAAGAATTAATGGAAGCTAGATAGCACAGCGCCACAGACAGCCTAGTGGCCGCAGCTGAGAAATGCaccttcattagtgatgagcgagtatactcgctgttcgggtttctctgagcatgcttgtgtgttctctgggtatttgtaactgctcggagatttagtttgtgttgccgcagctgcatgatttgcgactgctagacagcctgagtacatgtgggggttgtctgtttgttcagaaatccccacatgtattcaggttgtgtagcagttgcaaatcatgcagctgcggcgacaaactaaatctccgagcagtcacaaataatcggagaacacccgagcatgcttgggaaaacccaactTCCGAGTACACTCATTTATCACTAACCTTCATAGAATAGGACTTCTATTCAGGAGCGGTTCCATCATCATCAACATAATCTCCACTAATTTCACTTCAGCTATCACCAGGATTATCACTATCGTTATCATAACAATCGACCTCTTATACAGGCCCAAAGTGTCTAAAGAAAGGAACAATGACTGCAAGATTTAAAAACTTTTGATGCTTTCATTTTTCTAATTGGTGAACGGTGATCCATGAGTCAACCTTAAAGTCACCTTAAAGTTTAAGGTGGAGGGGAGGAGAGTAACAAGGGAACAAACGCTGAAGCATATGTGCTGTTTACTGCCTGCCATTTTGATGAGAGGAACATCCACCCTCTCCCCTTCCATCTCCCTGCTACTCTCCCTCACcgttgccctctcctcctctcctgtTCTCTCTCTCTCATGCTCTCATTTTCATCCTCTATACCTCTACCTCTCTCTCCTCCTCTGCATCTTCTCTCCCTTTTCCTCTTCTCTCCTCATTTCCCTCTACCTCTCCTCTCCCAGTCTTCCTCTCCATTTctctcttcttctcctcctcctctcttccTTTCCCTCTCCCTACACTCATTTTTTTCACTGTCATACTCTCCCTTTCATCCTTTTCCTTCTTCCTTCCCTTGCTTGTTTTTATTTatcccttctttctttctttctttctttctttctttctttctttctttctttctttctttctttctttctttctttatttctttctttctttctttccattcttttttctttccttccttttATTCTCTTCTATTTATCCTTCCTTTCCTTCCAtcgttctttccttccttccttccttgatTTCTCTGGACGCTTTTGGTTGCACTTATAAAGATACAGTTCCTGTTTGTGGCACTGCAGTTAATGAAAGTTGTGACCATTCCACTTGACCCATAAAGATTGTTACAAGTTTATGTTCAAGAGACGGAAGTGCTTCACTAATGAGAAGTTGATGTCTTAATCCTCATAGTCTCATAAAAACAATCCCAACCATTACCACCACCATCATCCAATATTATCACCACTGTCACCAGCCTCAGCACAGTCACCATCACCCCTATAAATATTATCATAATTACAATCTCCGTCATCATCTTTTCTTTTATTTCTACAGCGCTAAATGTCGGCTTCATGAGACTGAGAGACAAGAACTGCAGGAGTTTCTGGAGAATTGTATGGAGATGACAGGTAATGTGGGGTGTAGTGGACAGCAGACTCATCCAGAGGCTAGATCTTGTTTCTTGATGTTCAGCTGCTGCCGGGTCCAGAGAGTAACAAGTATGAGGAACGGATGATGTTAGCATTAGTCCAACACAAAATGTCATCCAGATATTCAGGAATTATTACAATGAAGAGTGATGTTATATTTCCCCAGATCATCTTCTTACATCTGTGTCTCTTGCAGGAGTCTTCCCCATCATTGTCATCACCAAGAAAACCAGTGGAGACTTTATGGAGATTGAGAAGATGTTCAGGCTGATGGAAGCCGAGGTTGTAATATCTATAGAGAACTACACCAAGAAAGATCATATCAAAACTTGGGGGAAAACCAGCGATATCCTGAAGGTTATTCACAACGCTCTGGAAGACGTCAAATATCGGCTGACACAGGAAAGAAATCCACAGAAAGACATGGTGCAGCGGAGGAAGTTCCTGCTGGAGTATATACATAATGCGGAAATGGAGAAGAAACAGGATGAGATGACAAGAGAGGAAGCAACGAGAAGAACAAAAGAAAAGAGAGAAAGCAAGAAATAGGGTACAAGTGAAGCCGCTCATGAGGGATAATGAAGAGAATGCAGAAATGAAGAAGAGACAGGATAAGCTGATTGGAAAGGAAGAACTGAAAACAGAGAATAGAAACGATAGTGGAGATGATTGGTTTTGGTGGTTACCTTGGCGTTAACATTAGAGGGAATTATTCTACTAAATGTGACCGAATTTGATCACAATTTGCAGAAAATAACAACTTCCCATCATCACATTTATGTAATGTTCTTTCCTCTTTACACCTCACACCACAAGGGAAAAGTGATAAGGGACGcgggggaaaatgcaaaactgcttTAATTATTTTCACATATTGATGTAAAGTCATCAAACTGAGAGGTGGCGTTCACCCGACCAATGTGAGTAATGATGCACCGTCTTACATTCAGCGTGGGGCACTGCTTGGCTCATTTTCTGAATGTTTACATTAACTTTACGCTTTCTATATATTATACATGATAAGTAATTCTACCCcatcatatctactatataattgtctaagggtcacttccatctgtctatctgtcacggaaatcccaagtcgctgattggtttggccacaaccaatcagtgacgggcacagtccagccgcgaaatggccgctccctactcccctccagtcagcgctcacactggGTAAATGGCTGCGTTAAGGGACCACATTatgtcgcggtgtaacgcagtccgttaacgctgctattaaccctgtgtgaccaactttttactattaatgcagcctatgcagcatcaatagtaaaaagatctaatgttaaaaataatacaaaaaaaaaatcattatatactcacattccggcgcctttcccgctcccaggcgtttaccgatgttcctcacgatgctccggtccatgcattgcggtctcgcgagatgatgacgtagcggtctcgtgagactgctacatcatcatctcgcaagaccgcaatgcattcttgggaccggagtgtcgcgaggagcatcggtaaacgcctgggctggatccgggggctgacggaaggtgagtatataactatttttattttaattcaaacagggatatggtgcccacgttgctatataatacgtgggctgtgctatatactacgtggctgtggtatatattacgtggctgggcaatatactacatcgctgtgctctatactacgtggcctgtgttatatactgcatgggcagtgttatatactacgtggctgggcaatatactatgtgtctgtgtcaTATATTacgcgtctgtgctatatactacgtggctgggcaatatattacgtggctgggcaatatactacgtggctgtgcaatatactacatgggctgtgctatatactatgtagctgtgttatatactatgtgggctgtgttatatactacgtgggttgtgttatacgctacttggctgtggtatatttctctgctgtatctgtgcatcatgaatcgtgctatgtgttaaagaggggggcccactgagactctttcgcccggggccctcaaaaacctggagctggccctggcttcactgattggtcacgcccggccgcgaacaatcagcgacaggcgcagtccgcccgcgaataggcgcagaatttgaaccacgcttcgctaattggccggctgaatcctgtttttaaattgcattattctgaaaacttcattaataaactacatacatattctagaatacccgatgtgttagaatcgggccaccatctagtataggaaTAAAGGACTGACCAGGA
The nucleotide sequence above comes from Ranitomeya imitator isolate aRanImi1 chromosome 7, aRanImi1.pri, whole genome shotgun sequence. Encoded proteins:
- the LOC138645681 gene encoding uncharacterized protein → MNPDQLKKSILDFSLGHQGFLSSLWKLFGFTSRGDHGYSRVLLQVFGYIGHGKSSFINSCKYVMEEGEEFIEYAKAGKDYMVITMERKAYDLTKNITIVDNRGCKTMESFQRAEIYAQLGNFLPIGEKVEWMKDYKDMMTRLEDAALSPNYSDFTVPILIYSAKCRLHETERQELQEFLENCMEMTGVFPIIVITKKTSGDFMEIEKMFRLMEAEVVISIENYTKKDHIKTWGKTSDILKVIHNALEDVKYRLTQERNPQKDMVQRRKFLLEYIHNAEMEKKQDEMTREEATRRTKEKRESKK